GCGCAGACGCCGGTGCTCTTCTACAACAAGAAGATGTTCGCCGAGGCCAAGGTGGAAGAGCCGACGGCCGAGTGGACCTACGACGACCTCGCCGCCGCCGCCAAGAAGCTCACCAAGGACGCCAACGGCGACGGCAAGCCCGAACTGTACGGCCTGCGCGCCTACTCTCCCGGCTTCACCGAGAGCTGGTGGCCGATCATCAAGGCGTTCGGCGGTGACATCGTCAGCGACGGCAACAGCAAGGTCATCATCAACAGCCCGCAGTCGGTGGCCGCGCTCGAGTGGATGCGCACCGCGATGGGCGAGGGCGGCTTCGCGCCCGACGTGGTGAACACCCACTCGATGGGAAGCCCGCACGCGATGTTCGCGACCGGACGGGTGGCCATGTCCTACGGCATCTACGCGCGCAGCCTGACGGCCAAGAACGCGGGCGTCGACTACGGGGTGGCGCCGCTGCCCAAGGGCCAGGCCGGCCGAGGCAACGTGGCCATCGTCAACTCCTGGGTGATCAGCAAGACCGCCCAGGGCGCCAAGGCGGACGCCGCCTGGAAATGGATCACCTACTTCTCCGGTGAGGGCCCGCAGAAGCGGTGGGCCAAGCTCGGCGAGGCCATCCCGATCAACAAGAGGGTCGCAGCGGCCGAGACACCCGGTGTCTTCCTCGACGCGCTCGCCGACGCTGACGATCTCGGCACCAACGCCGTCTGGTCGGAGTACACGGAAGCGCTGACCAAGCGGGTCAACGAGGCGCTGTCCGGCACCACGCCCGTCGCTGACGCGCTGGCGACCGGGCAGAACGAGGCGCAGCAGGCCATCGACCGCTTCATCGCGAGCCAGCCGAAATGACGGCCGTGCTCACGGCGGACAAGGCTCCGCCGCGTCCGACGGCCTGGCGGGGCAGGGCCGACGAGCGGGTCTGGGCGCTCGCCTTCGCCTCGCCGTACCTGCTGCATCTGGTCGCGCTCACGGCCTGGCCGGTGCTCGCCTCGCTGTACTTCAGCATGACCGAGTACGACCTGGTGACCCCGCCGAGATTCGTCGGCTTCGACAACTTCGCCAGGCTCTTCACCGACCGGATCTTCTGGCAGACGCTGGGCAACACCACCTACTTCGCGGTGCTGTTCGTGCCGGCGCAGACGATCCTGGCCCTGCTGCTGGCGGTGGCGCTCAATCAGAAGCTGCGCGCGGTCGCGCTGATCCGCGCCGCCTACTTCGTGCCGGTCGTCTCGTCGTGGGTCGTCATCGCCTACGTCGCGGACGCCGTGTTCAACCCGCAGTTCGGCATCGCCAACCAGATTTTCCCCGCGCAGGACTGGCTCCAGGACTCCGCGCTGGTCATACCCACGCTGGCGGCGGTCGGCGTGTGGAAGGGCGTGGGCTACATGATGGTGCTCTTTCTGGCCGGCCTGCAGAACATCCCGCAGGAGCGGTACGAGGCGGCCAGGATCGACGGCGCCTCGGCCTGGCAGAGTTTCCGCTACGTCACCATGCCCGGCATCTCCGGCACCACGTTTCTGGTGCTCGTCCTCACCTCGATCACCACCCTGCAAGCCTTCGAGCAGATCTTCGTCATGACCAACGGCGGCCCCAACGGCGCCAGCGAGCTGACGGTGCTCTACCTGTACCGGCAGGGCTTCCAGTTCTTCCAGATGGGCTACGCCTCGGCCATCGCGTGGGTGCTGTTCGTGCTGGT
This window of the Nonomuraea africana genome carries:
- a CDS encoding ABC transporter substrate-binding protein, with protein sequence MRFRMLVFGLATVLTVASTAACSGSGQESGPVTIRLGFYAAAGDPADKTMRELIKEFQAANPSIRVELEVAPYMQFFQRVRTQIAGGKAPDVWLSDGVLVQEFAARNALTDLSERIKGVNAADFHGLDLAKDAKGRVFGFPQGAQTPVLFYNKKMFAEAKVEEPTAEWTYDDLAAAAKKLTKDANGDGKPELYGLRAYSPGFTESWWPIIKAFGGDIVSDGNSKVIINSPQSVAALEWMRTAMGEGGFAPDVVNTHSMGSPHAMFATGRVAMSYGIYARSLTAKNAGVDYGVAPLPKGQAGRGNVAIVNSWVISKTAQGAKADAAWKWITYFSGEGPQKRWAKLGEAIPINKRVAAAETPGVFLDALADADDLGTNAVWSEYTEALTKRVNEALSGTTPVADALATGQNEAQQAIDRFIASQPK
- a CDS encoding carbohydrate ABC transporter permease, translating into MTAVLTADKAPPRPTAWRGRADERVWALAFASPYLLHLVALTAWPVLASLYFSMTEYDLVTPPRFVGFDNFARLFTDRIFWQTLGNTTYFAVLFVPAQTILALLLAVALNQKLRAVALIRAAYFVPVVSSWVVIAYVADAVFNPQFGIANQIFPAQDWLQDSALVIPTLAAVGVWKGVGYMMVLFLAGLQNIPQERYEAARIDGASAWQSFRYVTMPGISGTTFLVLVLTSITTLQAFEQIFVMTNGGPNGASELTVLYLYRQGFQFFQMGYASAIAWVLFVLVLGLTLVQFRLQRRWVHYA